DNA from Rhodothermales bacterium:
GATCCAGTTCGGGCTCTGTTCCACCGCTCTCAGCAACCAGCCCAGCCACAAGCTCAGCGCGGCGATCGTCAGCGTCGGCGCCATGGCAGACGATGTGAGAAACAGGCTGGCGTCGGACACGAACAGGTTCTCGAGGCCGTGATGGTGGAGGACATCTCCCATACCTCAGGGGAGTACCTTGCGCGTTTGTCCATGACTCCACGTTCTCAAATGTTGAAGTCTCCGGCAAATCCGGGGCGGTTCATACGAAGCACCATCGGAAAGAGAGCGCCGTCCGGCTCAGTCCTTCGCCGGCTGGAACCCGGCAAGTAGCGCCTTGAGATCCGCCGGTTCAACCGGCTTGACGAGGTGAAGGTCGAAGCCGGCTTCTTCGGAACGCCGCCGGTCGGTGTCCCGCCCGTAGCCGGTGAGGGCCACCAGCCGCACGCCTTCGAGATGGGGCAGCCCCCTGACGTGTCGGGCCACTTCGAAGCCGTCCATGCCGGGCAACCCGATGTCGAGCAGGATCACGTCCGGCTGGAACCCGATCGCCCGTTCAAGAGATGAAGGGCCGTCGTAGGCCACGCGAACCTCGTGACCCCACGAGCGCAGCAGCATCGCCGACATCCGGGCCGCGTCCTCGCTGTCGTCCACCACCAGAATCCGCAGCCCCTCGGTCGCCGTCATCGAAGGCGCCGCCACGGCAGGTTCCAGGGGCTTCACGGTCCCGTCGGCGAGCGGCAGCCGGACCACGAACGCGCTGCCCGATCGGAGGCCGTCGCTGTAGGCCTCGACAGTGCCCCGGTGCAGGGTGACGAGGTTTTTTACCAGCGACAGGCCGATCCCCATGCCGCCATCGGCCCGGTCCAGCGACTTGTCGGCCTGCGTGAAGAGGTCGAAGACGTGGGGAAGCAGGGGGCCGCGATGCCGACTCCGTTGTCTCGAATCCAGATGACGGCGTGATTGTCCACGGATTCGACCGTAAGCCAGATGAGGCCACCGACCTCGGTGTACTTGGACGCGTTGTCCAGGATGTTGCCGATGACTTGCTCCAGCCGCCCCGAGTCGGCGTGAAGCCACAGGACGTCGTCGGAGAGGGAGACCGTGAGTTCTTGCTCCCGGCGCTTGATCAGCGGCGCCACACGCTCGATCGAACGCTTGACGATGTTGTTCACACTCACCCGATCGAGGTGGAGGCGAATCTGACCGGTGGTGATGCGAGAGACCTCCAGCAAGTCGTCCACGAGCCGCGAGAGGTGGCGCACCTGCCGCTCGACGACACCGCGGGCTTCGCGCTGCACCTCGTTCTCGTTATCCTGTTGCCCGATCAGGTGAAGGGCGCTGAAGATGGGGGCGATCGGATTGCGAAGCTCATGCGAGAGCATTGCCAGGAACTCGTCTTTGCGTTGGCTGGTGTCGGCCAGTGCGCGGGCCTGGTCGTGGATCTGCCGCTCCAACCCCTTGCGCTCCGTGATGTCCCGGATGTTGCACTGTGCGACTTTGTGGCCGGCCTCGGTGTAGACGTTGCAGATGAACTCCACCTCCTGCACCTGGCCCTCGGCGTTCTCGAGTGGCAAGTCCTCGTAGCGGACGTAGCCCTTCTCGCGGAGCGTTTCGATGGCGGCCTCGCTCTCCTTTTTGTCCCGAAACAGGCCGATCTCCCAGAGCTGCTTTTCGCAGAACTCCTCTTTCGTGTAGCCAAGAAGCTCGCTCATGTACGGGTTGGAGTCGATGATCTCCATTTTCTCGGCGTCGAGGATGAGGATGCCGTCGCGCGCCGACTCGAACAGCCGCCGGTAGCGCTGCTCGGAGGCCTGCATGCGGCGCAGTGAGACCCGTTCGTCGGTCACGTCCTCGATCGCGAGTAGGATCAGCGCCGTGGGGGCTCCCGGCTTACGGATGCGGCGGGCGTTGATGTGGAGGCGGCGTGCGTTCAGCAGCATGACCTTGCTGCCGATGGCCGGGAAATCCCGCTTCACCTCAAAGTCGTAAAACTCGTCGTTCCCGGTCTGGAGATCATCCAGCAGCACCCGCAGTTCGGGGAGATTCCATTGGCCGTCGCCCAGGTCGTAGAGGATGCGGCCTTCGATCTGGCTCTGCGAGACGTCGAAGGTCTGGTAAAACGCGGCATTCGCCAGCACGATGCGGAAGCCCTCGTCGAGCACGAGCAGCGGTTCGCGTAGCGTCGCGAAGATGCCGTCGGCGTAGGCGAGGGCGTCTTGCAACGCTTGCTCCTTCAGCCGGCGCTCGCTTATGTCGCGGAACACGAGCACGACGCCGGCAATCTGCCCGGCCTCGTCGCGGATCGGGGCGACGCTGTCGTCGATGGGCCGCTCGGCGCCGTCTCTGGCAATGAGTAGCGTATGCTTGGCCAGCCCCTCCACGACGCCCATACGGAGGGCCCTTGCGACGCCACTCTCGACTGTCAGTCGCGTCTCCTCGTTTACGATGACGAACACAAGGTCCAGCGGCACGCCGGCGGCGTCCTCGGCCGTCCAGCCGGTGAGGGCCTCGGCCACGGGGTTCATGAACGTGACGCGGGCCTCGGCATCGGCGGCGATGACCGCATCGCCTATGCTGTAGAGTGTGACCTTCAGCCACTGGGCCCGCTGCATCAGTCCCTCACCCATTGAGGCGTCCGAATGCGACTGTGATAGTTCGGGGGGGCGGTGCTTATTCGTAGTCAATTCG
Protein-coding regions in this window:
- a CDS encoding GMC oxidoreductase; translation: MGDVLHHHGLENLFVSDASLFLTSSAMAPTLTIAALSLWLGWLLRAVEQSPNWIRRKAILESARMIYAAG
- a CDS encoding response regulator, whose translation is MLPHVFDLFTQADKSLDRADGGMGIGLSLVKNLVTLHRGTVEAYSDGLRSGSAFVVRLPLADGTVKPLEPAVAAPSMTATEGLRILVVDDSEDAARMSAMLLRSWGHEVRVAYDGPSSLERAIGFQPDVILLDIGLPGMDGFEVARHVRGLPHLEGVRLVALTGYGRDTDRRRSEEAGFDLHLVKPVEPADLKALLAGFQPAKD
- a CDS encoding PAS domain S-box protein, giving the protein MGEGLMQRAQWLKVTLYSIGDAVIAADAEARVTFMNPVAEALTGWTAEDAAGVPLDLVFVIVNEETRLTVESGVARALRMGVVEGLAKHTLLIARDGAERPIDDSVAPIRDEAGQIAGVVLVFRDISERRLKEQALQDALAYADGIFATLREPLLVLDEGFRIVLANAAFYQTFDVSQSQIEGRILYDLGDGQWNLPELRVLLDDLQTGNDEFYDFEVKRDFPAIGSKVMLLNARRLHINARRIRKPGAPTALILLAIEDVTDERVSLRRMQASEQRYRRLFESARDGILILDAEKMEIIDSNPYMSELLGYTKEEFCEKQLWEIGLFRDKKESEAAIETLREKGYVRYEDLPLENAEGQVQEVEFICNVYTEAGHKVAQCNIRDITERKGLERQIHDQARALADTSQRKDEFLAMLSHELRNPIAPIFSALHLIGQQDNENEVQREARGVVERQVRHLSRLVDDLLEVSRITTGQIRLHLDRVSVNNIVKRSIERVAPLIKRREQELTVSLSDDVLWLHADSGRLEQVIGNILDNASKYTEVGGLIWLTVESVDNHAVIWIRDNGVGIAAPCFPTSSTSSRRPTSRWTGPMAAWGSACRW